The Tripterygium wilfordii isolate XIE 37 chromosome 23, ASM1340144v1, whole genome shotgun sequence genomic sequence GAAATGTCCAAAAGCAGTTCCGATATCATACTTGTCAATTCCATAATCTGCAAGCATTCATAAGTCGAAGCATATAATGACAGTATGTACTTTTAGTCTTCCATGAATCTATCTTAGCACACTGGTGACTCAGGCTAAAAGGTGCACACAATATCATAACAGATGTTAAAAGACGCTGGCAATACCTAACAGTAATTAGATAACTTACTGTAAGTGAGTTCAATTACAAAATGAGAATCTTCAGGCCCATAACCAAGAAAAGCATTAGTGTATCTCTCTTCTGGAATGTCACGCTTCCGAAGCAACTTCATCCCCAAGCACTCAGTGTAAAATCTGCAGTCATCACATGATCATTTCACCCCAAGCATTTGAAAAGACACGAAGGAACAATATatcaaataaaaggaaaaaaaatttataaaaaaaaaatgagcaaGAAGTATACTTTATTGTCCTGTCCAAATCCCCAACACGATAAACAACATGAAGCATTCTTCTCTTGTCCTGTTTAACCCACTCCAGAACATTTTCTTGAGCAGCAGATGTGCTtgcttgtactatatttttAGCAACCACCCCAATGCTTGTACCCTCACCTCTCAACAGCTTGGAAGCTTTCAAGCCAAATACATGTGACTGTGAAATGGCTGCAAAAGTAAAACAAATCAGAATTATGCAAATTGGTCAACATATCCAGCATTATTAGCACACTCATATGCAGTTTGCAGTGCATCACAAATGTCTGAATCTTTTCCAATATCGCAGTACATCAAAACTCACTCTTATTCCTTCAATTAGATATTCAAGCCAAATGATAAATTGTAATTTTCCTGGAGACCACCTGTTTGCACGCATTCCCTATATTGCATTTAAGCCATTCTACCAGTATGTCGAGTTTATCCTTAACGATAGCCTTTATTCAAAATATATCTCAAGAAGGAAAATGATAATGAATGCAGAAAGCAAGTACACTTTACATCAACCACAATTTAAGCTGTATTACATGAATTCCTCATCAATTACAAGAAACATCTTTGAGTTACATGATATTCATGATTCTCCAGTGAAGCAAAGTTCGAATTATTCGGAAAAACCCACATTAGCCAAACAGCTATCTAAAAGATGTGTTTTGAAAATTAGTTTTGGAAAGtgataaaaaataagaaatcaaagaaCTGACACACATCTGGTGAAGCCATTCCAGACTCTACCTCAGAGGGTGCAGCCAATACCGCACAAAACACAACATTACTCCAATTTCACAAGATATAGACAGCCGTTTTCAGTCTCACTGACACTAAACACATTGAGCTCCGCATGAACAAACATCTCATTCTATTGTTCTATCCAAAAAAATTAGACACTGAATCCGAATACTCTCATTGCGCCACAGGCAATCCAACACCACCACCTGCTACGGGGTCCTCATCACTACAGTCTTCTAATTTACTAAAACATCAACAGATACCTATTCATCaatcaatttcttaaaaaaaattcactgtACAGCGTTTAAATGAATACATTAGAAAGGTCAAGAGAGAGTCTCACCACTGCCAAGATAGGCGAATCGTCGTGAAGGATTGTAAGAAGACAGAGAAACACCGTAGCGAGAGCTACCGGCGAACCTGAACGTCGAGAGAGAAGGCAGAATTGGAGACGCCATATGCAGTATCCTCACCATCTGCCTATCCGCGGCCTTTATGTTGTCCGTCtgtttgtgagagagagagagagagagagagaggaggtgGTGATAACTGATAAGTTCGTGAGACAGAGAGTCAGACAGAAAGGCAGGGGCctgattgatatttttttttaagaatctaACCTaaactcaaaaataaaaataaatcggGAATGCATCTCAGTACGACGATTTACCTTCCTAAATACCTTCGGGCTTGACGATGCTAGTTGGATAGAATTCAATCAACTGAGAACTAATACAAATAAACTTGGGTCGGATTGCAGAACACTGCTTCACACAATGGATGATCAAAATCGTGTCGATATGCAACGATTTTTGTATTTCTAAGTTtagtatgaaaataatattcTTAATTCGTaacaatatttgtttttatttccatcaaatctttATTATTAACCGTCTTGATCATTTTTGGTAATTATTAGAAGTtataacttttaattttatttttgtgggtTGAAGGTGAAAGTGTTTTGAAAACTAAGGCATAGAGTTTGAATTAAGAGCTTCTTTGATTCATATTAGTAAAGATTGTTACAGACAGAAAAAAGAGCAGCTATATATATAACCAATACAACGTTCATAAGGACAGACAAAGAAGCTTCTCTGTCATGTTGAACTACAACGGCTAGAAGGACAAGATTTGTAAAGAAACGACATCGCATAGATGTATAAAAGAAGAGAAGCAAAACGATGACGTGTTGAACTAAAACAAAACGAAGTCGTTTAGAGAGACAATGTTAATACTTGATACCCCCATTCAAGCTTGGCGCGACCGCGTGAGTGTCAATCATGCAAAGCTTGGACTTGAAGTTCTGTAGTTGGGTGAGACTCATAGGCTTGGTGAACATATCTGCAGATTGTTGTAAAGTTCGAATATGCTGCAGAACAATCAAATTGTCTTCAACTCTCTGTTGAACAAAGTGACTTGATCTCGATGTGTTTGGTCCTCTCATGAAAAACCGGATTGGTTGCTATGTGAATTGCTGCTTTGCTATCACAGAACAGAGAGATAGGTTTCTTGACCGGATGCTTCAGTTCATTAAGAATGGCACTTATCCATGTCAGTTCTCTCGTGACAGAGAGGCAATGACTCTGTATTCAGATTCACCCGATGATCTTGAGACAGTCTATTGCTTCTTAGATCTCCAAGCAACAAGACAGTTTCCAAGCATAATATTGTGACATGTTATAGATCTTCGAGTATCTGAGTAGGCTACCCAGTCTACATCACAATATGCAGTAAGGGCAGTCGTTTCACCAGTAGGAAACAGCAGACCTTGGCTTGAGGTACCTTTCAAATATCTCAGGATTCTATGAACTGCTTTAAGATGTTGGGATGTAGGAGTCTTGATGAATTGGCTGAGAGTAGTATCGACTATGTAGGTGATGTCTGGTCTTGTAATAGTCAAGTAGATCAGTTTTTCTGTTGGAAAATTGATGGTCAAccatagtttgaccattattaattgaaagctcaataatatttattgaatgaaatttatgggtAATTAATCCTTGTTATAAGGGTAATAAATTGGagtaattagtgtgaccaaattattttttggttgaatgtaaaaagactccaaagtgaccatgatgaacATGGTGAACAAAGTGAAAATATTATGTGGATGTGGTGTTTATAAGCTCAAGCTTTGTAATAAGACTTTAGGCctaagggcacccaagcttttgtaggagggagagGCTCCCCATTATGAcctttgattaaaaacacacgcGCGTGGTGGGCTTGTGTTAGTCTCTAGTCAGACCCGAAATAGTGAGTTGCAACTGGGTCAAGGATCATGTCAGTTCCTGATCAAGAGGTGTGCCTCTGATTTTTCTGGGCAAGTGGTTGCTCCAATCCACTCATGAATTCTTGCAACTCCCTTTACAAACACACGAAAAAATTTTCTTCTCTATTGACACGAACTCTGCCAAAATTCTATTATGTCTATCTGAGAGTTGATGTCTCCCTTTATAAACACAACTATTCTATCTAAAAGTTGTTGTCTCCCTTTACAAAcacacgaaaaaaaaaattcttctgaGAGTTGTTGTTTATATTTGGTTCGACTGAATCCACCAGTTGACACGAACTCTGCCCAAATTATATTCTGCCTAAGAGTTGTTGTTTGTTGTTTATATTTGGTTCGACTAAATCCACCCGTATTGCTGTGCCGCTTACTCGTGTGGAGTGGAGAGTTGTATATATTTGGTTGACTGAACCCACCAGTTGACACGAAAAATTCTTCTAAGAGTTGTTGTTtatatttggtttgattgaATCCACCAGTTGACACGAACTCTACCAAAATTCTATTCTGCCTGAGAGTTGTTGTTTGTTGTTTATATTTGGTTCGACTGAATCCACCAGTATTGTTGTGCCGCTTACCCGCGTGGAGTGGAGCGTTGTATATATTTGGTTCGACTGAATCCCTGTCCAATTGTTTTCGATTTtggtatttttaatttaagcaaTACCTACTGTATTCATATATTGTACCGTGTTACTGAATACGTATATGTTATTGTGTTATGCATGGGATTTGCTATGTTAATGTATCTGTAAtagttctatgttactatttTGTAGGTTCTCAGTTTATCATTATATGCATTTGAATCCAACATTTTCTACTAGCCTTCTATAGAGCATTGGATCTTCCAGAATTCCTCCCTAACTAATGAAAAGCTTTGCATTCATGTCAATAGGAGTATTTATGGCTTTACATTTTCTGAAATCACAATATAATCAACAAGCAAATTTAGAATATACTTTCTTTAATCTCCAATCCAAGAAATATATCTCAAATCTCCTAAATCTTTAATTTTGAAATAAGAATTAATACAATCTTCACTTTGTTTATCAGAGTAATATCATTACTCCCAATagccatatcatcaacatataagaGTAACATGACCTTAGAGACATTTTTAttgtaaaaaacaaaaaggaatagACACATTTTGATTGAGTAAAACCAAATTTCAGCAAGGCTTGTTATCACTTGTCATTTCGTTGTCTAAAGGTTTGCTTTAAGCCATACAaagattttgtttaatttacaaACGTAACCATCCTTGTGTGTCTCGTAGCCCGGAGGCATCTTCATTTAGACTTCTTCATGAAGGTCTCCATTCAAGAATGCATTATGGACATTCAAATGGTGGATGAACCAATTGTTGGCAGCAACAAGAGCCAAAAATATTCTGACAGTTACCATTTTGATCACAGGAGAAAAGATCTCTTTGTAATCAAAACCATATGGTTAGCTGTATCCTTGAGCTACAAATATTGTCCTCTACCTCTCCATAGATCCATATGTATTATGTTTGATTTTGTACACCCATTTTGATCCAATGGATTTCCTTCAGGAAGTTTAACGACTGACCAAGTATGATTTTCATTAAGAGCATTAATCTCTTGGTTCATTGCTTCACACCATTAACGTGAGCTTCAAAATGATTCTTGTGTTCATGGTGAGAAGCAACTTTGGCAATAAAATGCTTAAAGGAAGTTACAAATGATGAATCGTCCCTCATTGGTTACAACTAAGATTTACCCAAAAAAACCCATGACAATTATGTGCAGAAATTTCATATCCATGACAGCTGTCTGAATGGCTCCTGGAGGTGTCCGAACAGCAGACCTTTATCAAATTTTTGGCGAAGACTCTGCCATCTTGGTTTATGCTTTAGGGTGTCGGAAAGCAAGTTTTGGTGTTCGGGCTGCTAATCTATGTCAATTGTTCTTGAAGGCTCTAATTCAGTTTGTGAAAAAAGTATTCGGATGGCTAAACTGTGTGTTCGGACAGCAATTGTCCAGAATGCTATggaggtgtccagacacctcaCTGCAAAAATGCCCAAAAATAGCTTTCTATCCCTGCTACATTACACAAACAACTCCAAACATCTGAATTCGCCTGAATTAAGCCCATTTTCTACAAAACCAATCAGAAACGTCCATAAGAGTAAAGCTAATTaaaatatacacaaatacatCAACTAAGTGCTAGAGGTCCAATCAATCGACTAGTTTAAAATAAACCATGCACTCTTTAGATAGGGCATATttattgaatttaaaaaaaaagaatgaaataaaaattatcatttcattttaaTAACTTCAgctatttgtgcaatttgtttTTGGAAACGTTCTTGGGGCGAGCGGGACGGGCTGCATGTCGTTTAGGGTCCCCAAATCTCTGGGGTCCCATATTTTTGACAAAAACCACTAGACTAATAATAATAGTAGTAGTCAAAGAAATGCTAAATGAGTAAGCTATATTgtctattgaaagtgatttgatGGAAAATGTTAATTACACTAATATAATTATTgattttacatttcaaaatgttaCAAGATACATATTTTTAAGTAATATACaacatttaaaattttttctcaAGAGAGCCTATGTTTAAAGTTCGCCTGAGAGTTCCGAAAACTCATGTACACCACTGTTTGTTTTACATCCATATTTAAAGAGAAAACATGGCCGTAAAAACAAAAGTGTTAGGGATCCTAGAAAAAGGGATATCCCAATAGTGAATCTTgtctcttgattgatgtaagtgtaggggttctgatgaatacccgccacaagAAATGGGGGCTCAAGTCTAGCAttacaagtttgggcctaactctctattgaaaactcaggttgacaataggaggtttgtcctcccttataagctagactccaaacccaccatcttccgatgtgggattctcatcggGTTCACAAAGGAAAATGACTTATATACATAATATATGGGGTACATaagatacataatctatgtggcatgccaactaggcatgccacatagattattttttaaaaaccctCTTATATTCAatttcccgcttctctctcatcaaactagctttttgctttttgttttttgtttttttttttaactttttgtacttctttctttttctctccaactttcttattctctctcctcacttcttttacttcttcatttttttctccCAAGTTTGTGATTGGCAGAATACACTGTCAATTGCATAGTGTAATAACATATTGGGCTAAATACATTACCAATTacagtgtaataagccactgtaGAGCTAAATACACTATCAATTACACAGTGTAATACGCCACtaaaaagctaaataagcaagtaatGACAAGTTTAATCACCAGTGATTTATTGCTACTAAAGAACTTgtcaaactcatttataattgtAAATAAAAACTCAATTACCTTGTCTGGTAGCAACAATGTAAATCAAAATGAATTTACACCAAAATCCTAATTACACCAAAATATCCCAATACAAGCATATCAAACTAGATAAGAGAACATCAAAAAGAAATCCAAACCCCCCCCCCCAAGCCAGAATCCACGTAGTCCTTCCCATGGTTCTGCCCTTCTTCACTGACTTCGTTcgacatctctctctctaacaagCTTGCTCTCTCAATAGGCTCTATTTGTGATGAGTACACAACATGTTATGTGAGTCTCTATCACACCAAATAAACTTGAACTCAACTCCCTATCTTGATAATTAAGATTTTTCTGAACTAAATACACTATCAATTACACAATGTAATAATGGGCTGGGCTAAATAAACTGTCGATTTTAGTGTAATAAGCCACCAGAGagctaaatacactgtcaattgcACAGTGTAATAAGCCATTGGAAAGCTAAATAAATAAGCAATGACAAATTTAATCACCAATGGCTCATTGCTACTAAAGAACTtgacaaactcatttataattgtAAATAACAACCCAATTATCTTGTCTGGCAGCAACAATGTAAATCAAAATGAATTTACGCCAAAATCATAATTACATTTCGCATTGAAAGTGTATTTAACTCTGTATATATACCCATGACCTGAACCAACACCTTCAAACTAATCAAGCCCTTCAAACAACTTCGAAAGGGTATGAATGAGCAAACCAGGAGAAATTGCAACATAAgggaataaaaaatcaaatcaaaaaatatccCGATACAAGCATATCAAACTAGATAAGAGGACATCAAAAAGTTCTATCAATGTTCATAACTACAAATTTTACTAGCTTTGTCCATAATTAAAATTACTTACAGCAAATACATTAGGCAATATGGAAGTGTAGTTCTAGCATTGTTCATACATACAAAAATTTACGAACAGAGTATACCCAAACAAGACAACATTGAACATATGTTAAAAACATTATGCACACTGACAGTGAACCAATCGAACCCATCAAGCAAGGAAACTATATTCAATGCAACTACATTATGGGAACTTCCAGTGTatgtaatattttgattttgtataaaacaaatgcattactaaaatgaaagtgtaatcaaatattttgtggAACCAAGAAATCACCAATCCAGGGCACCATGAAGAGGAGCAGCCCAGCAACATACACTATACGCTAAATACACTATGTTCTAAATATATTAAATGCTAAATACACTATTTACAAAATACAGTATCTGGTAAGCTAGGCaagaaacaaaccatgaaacaaaataattacacttttcattatgacagtgcaataacccactatcaagcttcacaagtaatccataagatgttcaatcaaCAAAAAATGCTAAATACACTGcaaatgtatagtgtaataacGCACTGGAGCATACCTTCGATGTGGGTCTCCAATTCCGGTGGCCGTTTCGGTTGACGAAGGGCTGGGCTAAGTGCTCCTCACgtaggggagtccattggtggtgtcgggCTGCCAAACCGGCATCGGAATCAGTCGGATCTGTGAATTTTGTTTGGTGGATACCCATGACTTCATGGTAGATTttcgacaaaatcaacaaccggTGACGTCAAGTGGTGGCTGGGCGTTGCTCCTGGTGGCCGGACGCTTCTTTTGGCGGCAGCGGCGTTCATATCGGTGGCCGGAATGTAGAGGTCCATTATTGGCCGTAAGAGAAACGAGAGAatcgcgtgagagagaggagaggagaggagagagaaaagtgagatatgaggagagagaaaagttaTTTGTAgtgtttatttttgatttttgaatttcgaatttcgaATTTGTCCAGTCAACATATCCAGTCAGCTGCCACATCATTATGTATGTTTTATGTATgcaaatcctatatatatatagcactacCGGTTCACAAAACTTAATGATTAAATGAGAGAGTGCACATCATTTATTGGGAtaattgggatccctatcacttttgTGTAAAAAAGAACATGTCTGGTTTTGCTCTTTGTTGAATGTCATAATTTGTTGTCCTACATAGAAAATTGATTGAAATACAAGCGTTGACCACAAGAGCAACCTACTCCacaatttcttattttattttctttccaacATTTCACTTTAATTTAGTCGTATGACATGcattaattccatttttttttgaaaataaaaaaaccttcATAGTAAGTAATTGTATAAATTGGAAGGGTACAACTACAACGTCATATGAAGCGATCAACCCAAAACAATACCCAAAGGGCTGGTCGAAGATAAAACGATGACGTACAAAATCATGTGGTGTTTTTTGTCAACTTTACTGATTACCAAATATAAAATAGGGGAGAGGAGacatattttagtttttttttacggCGATTTCGAACCTGATCACAATGATGATACATATTAtccttatcactccaactaatgaCTCGGGTGTGACATATTTTAGTTATTTAATTAGGGAAACTAAgtgaaatattatttttattgcaACAAAAGTTTGgtcaaaaatttattaaaaagacCCCTGCAAACATGATGTAATGCATATTTGTTCATGCGCGACAAGAAGGGTGACTCATCTATTATGTCATGGCAGCAAGAATTCTTATGCAAGAAcagaaaattttagaaaataaacaaaaaaatccacAAATACAAAACCAAGTATTGGGTTTTTGTCCTTAGAAAAATGGAATAGCTTGAGATTCTCACATTTTGATtccaaaaatgataaacatcccaTCAACATGCATCCCAAAAACATCCAAATAATGTTCTAATCGCAAAACTATTAGTAAAGTAATATGAAAATGTGCAGAATAAGAAAcaataaacaacacaaaaaaataaCGAGAAAAACCCAATAGGGAATAGCTTCGAGTCTATTAAGCGACCAACATTGGAAACAATTCACTATGAgaataaagattacaaaggTTCTAAATCGAAGACACTTTAGTACATCAATTATTCAGTGTATGTTTCAACAACTACAGCAAGTCCGTTAGTTGCACGTGATTTGGCAACTACCAAAGACTTCAATTGAGAAGACGTTTGATCGTCCACCAACGAGTGATCCACTCTACCAAGAGCTGTCTCACGTCAATATTCTTCTCTAAACAGATAAACCTACACAGATAGCAGATAATccaagtatatatataacatatccACCACATTCATCTTGACCACTCATCCTGTCATAAACCattacggggcatttggttgctaaTTCAATAAGTCTGAGTGTGAGGCGAGCTTGAGGCGAGTGTGAGGTGAGCATGAGATTAGTGTAAGATGAACATTaccatgtttggtatgaaatgaagagtgagtatgagtgttagaattttaattgtacaatttccatactacccaattttttgtacataaaaataagaatagattaatttaatggttatgATTAATTCTTAATAAGGGGTATAATAatcttttgagtatcaaactcattctcccttTTGAATATTAGTCAATCTCACTATTTTAGTGAGCTTGGCTAATCTCCATAAGGAGGAAATGAGGGTGGGATGAGTTTGGAATTTCACCCTCCCAAACTCAACAAAACGAAGGAATGAGTGATTTTCATCCTCGACTCGTCTCATTCCCCCTTcaaaatgccaaccaaatgcCCAGTTAGGGTTAAAAACCCAACATGATTCAATGTTTTATTTGAGAGGGGCATTTGTGACCATCAGACAAAAGATATTGGAGAactttactctctttttttatttttaattttaaggaGAATTCGCTAGCCAAAGTGCAGCACTTGAAAGGGAGCTTTTTCACTTTGCTAATTGATAAAAATATGACAATTATTGCCTCTTATCATGCCTGTGATTTCAGACCTGATACACAATAACAAATAATCAAGAACTAGTTGTCCTCTGTACTACTACTTCCTGGgaatattgacatctttttatgATTACACATTTCTCTATTAAAAACCGATTGGttggttatttttttaaaaaaaaaaattacacatttcTCTATTAAAAATAAAACCGAACCAAAAAAATCGATCATGAACAACATTTAAGAAAAGATTTTGGGAACCTTTCCTTTACTGTTTTTAATGGTGGAGTCCAATAATTGTTCATATAAAATCAAAGTGCAGCACCTGAAAGGGAGCTTTTTTCACTTTTGTAATTGATAAACAGAAGACAATTATTGCCACTTGTCATGCCTGTGATTCCAGATATGATATACAATAACAAATAGTTGTCCTCTCTGTATTTCCTGGAATCTTTTTATGATTACATTATGCTTTCCCTGTCAAGAAATTTAATCATAAATTTCATGTGCACAGGCTTTACCAGCTATATATTACTGAAACTACTAACTGCATGAGACTTCAGCTCTTGTTAACACAGATAGATGATTCCAGTTCTTAACCATCAACAACGTATTTTTTTGGAGAAAAACATGTGATTGTAACTTTACAGTCAAGTGTGTTTTTGCGAGAGtactattgggatgggtgacctcctgggaaggcAAAACCGTGcaggcccgatgtatccatgaAAACCGAACaatccaaagtggacaatattattgatgtgtattgAGCTGGAAATTCTAATACCTCTTGTGAATGTGtgtgaaaaaagaaacaaaaagaaaacaaaaaaacatgcaTAAACTAATTTACACATCTAATGGTGGTTGTGTTGTGCTCCTATGGTAGTGAGATTGTGGAGTTCTTGTTTCTCTGTTGGCAAATAATTGGACTGTTCTGCTTGCAATAGGAAGCCAAAGCCTCCTAACCCTTTTCTCCTTAGCATTATCGTTTCCAGAATCATTGATTTTCCTCTTCATACCCGAATTCCCGAATCGCGAAAGAGCTGTGATATCAGACATTGATCTTCTGTCTTCTGGGCTCAAAATGCTTGAATCTGATGTAGAAGGTAATGTTGGGATTGTGGCTTGGTTGCTACTTTTGTTAATTGTATTGACAAATAGtctcttcatctccatctctccCTTAATTGCTCTTGAAGTAGTTGAATTGTTGTTACTCCAACCCAATGAATCAAATCTGTTGCTTGACATGTCGTTTAGCATGTCCGATTTCAAGAACATAAGGTCCGAAGAGGTAACGTTGCTCCATCGGTTCTTGAAGACAGCATCAGATACTATAATCTGGTGATTGAACTTATGCAGTACTGatttatcatcttcttcttcttcgtctcgaATTAATGAAAGCTCTTCCTTATCACCACCAGTAGTACCAGTACCTTTTTCGAGTTTTCGAAAGCTGAATCTCGAAGAAGGTCCGCGAAGATCTTCCTCTCTTTGAACACAAATCTCAACATTTGAGTCCTCTTGGAGCTCAGAATGGCCTCTGGAGAATCTCATACTATTCGAATATGTGAAAATGGTGGGATCATCAGCATTGACTTTGTGCCTGCAAAGAGGGCAGCTTGAGTGTTTCTCAAGCCACTGATCAACACAATTGATATGAAAGGCATGTTTACACTTTGGAAGCAATCGAAGGATCTCGATATCTTCGAATTTAGAGAGACATACTGCACATTCAAGGCCTTGTTTTGAGCCTTTAAGAGAGGAGAATCTGAAGAAAGGAAGAGACTCTATGACAGTCTTGTCGATCCCCGAGAATCGAGAACTCGATCCAATCTGTCTAGCATGATTAACAGagacaccaccaccaccacccccgCGACACTTTGCGTAGACAAGGACCATAACTGTTAAAGCAAACATGATGACCAGAATTGTTATCACAACAGCAAGACTTGGTCTAAAGCTTGTGACAACATCTTCTGAACTTTCTTGGGAAAAGGAAGATTGTGCTTCAATCTGCCAaaccaagaacaagaagaagaagaagaagagatgtgAGAGCAGAAAAACTAGTGGATTCATTGGAGTTTTCTGGGTCTAGAAATCTCTTCTGAGCAAACGAAGGGGTAGCTTTATatgggtttgttttgttgttcaTGAGACTCTAAATATATGTCTGTTCTTTTTTCTATGTAAGTCGTCAGATATCTTGGTTTCTTTCTATGTTTTTATTTGACAAATTGTTATATAATAATGTGTTTGTGGGGCTttttttaagtttgaaattcAGTAGTGATGACGAGGTGGAGCTGCTTTTAGTTGTACACAAATTTGCCTTCTGACTTGGGAGGCAATGAAATGCATGACTCAGAACAAAAATTTtggttataaatattttaatgacAGATACTCTAAACCGTAAACTCTAAACCTTTTCAAAAAACTGGGATAGATATGCTCATGTATAGTCCAAATTAAAAGGATTATCATCatgtctaatccaaattaaAGGGATTATCATCGGTCGTTGTCGTGTTAATTTGACAAATAGATGATCAAGGTGGATTTGGCCTGTAATTAGAAGTCAAAAAGTTGTAGTTTAATCTAGTGCTGCCCGTAGGAGGGTGATCTCACCTTATGAAAAAACCACCATTAAATTCTGGTCATGGATTACATGAGCATTGACAGCTAAAACATCCACAGCCAATAAGAAAACTGTTGGCCTGGTGTTAGACATAAGGCATCCCCATAAGCTCAATCTTACAGATAATTCATAAGAGAGAGAACTCCCTAGCTAAAACTATGAAAGAGGGTGATAAATCACATCAAATTCCAAGCTAGA encodes the following:
- the LOC119993240 gene encoding E3 ubiquitin-protein ligase ATL42-like, translating into MNPLVFLLSHLFFFFFLFLVWQIEAQSSFSQESSEDVVTSFRPSLAVVITILVIMFALTVMVLVYAKCRGGGGGGVSVNHARQIGSSSRFSGIDKTVIESLPFFRFSSLKGSKQGLECAVCLSKFEDIEILRLLPKCKHAFHINCVDQWLEKHSSCPLCRHKVNADDPTIFTYSNSMRFSRGHSELQEDSNVEICVQREEDLRGPSSRFSFRKLEKGTGTTGGDKEELSLIRDEEEEDDKSVLHKFNHQIIVSDAVFKNRWSNVTSSDLMFLKSDMLNDMSSNRFDSLGWSNNNSTTSRAIKGEMEMKRLFVNTINKSSNQATIPTLPSTSDSSILSPEDRRSMSDITALSRFGNSGMKRKINDSGNDNAKEKRVRRLWLPIASRTVQLFANRETRTPQSHYHRSTTQPPLDV